From Limisphaerales bacterium, one genomic window encodes:
- a CDS encoding ATP-dependent Clp protease ATP-binding subunit, translating into MSNFTPRAQQVLALARKEADRFNHNFVGTEHLLLGLIKLGQGVAVNVLQKMGLDLETVRLEVEKQVGTGPDQKQVGNIPYTPRVKKVLNLASKEAKQLQHTYVGTEHILLGLLREGEGVAARVLKNLDIDIEQTRQEILKELDPNFAMGEEEMDEEGETAPTKGGGKKGNKTPALRAFGRDLTEIARKGEMDPVIGRSDEIERVIQILCRRTKNNPVLLGEAGVGKTAIVEGLAQEVVKGNVPELLRDRRVVTLDLALMVAGTKYRGQFEERIKAVMDEIRRAKNVILFIDELHTIVGAGSAEGTMDASNIIKPALSRGELQCVGATTLTEYRKYIEKDAALERRFQNVKVEAPSIEEAIEILKGLRIKYEEHHKAEITDEAVEASVKLSDRYITSRYLPDKAIDVMDEAGSRARIQAMTRPPEIKELEAVIDEIKTRKETAIKEQDFEGAASMRDEEKHAKENLENTMAEWKAASEETKVVISDEDIMHVISKWTGIPLQRMEKDEIKKLLSMEKELEKVVIGQSAAVTSLSKALRRSRADLKDPVRPIGAFALMGPTGVGKTLLAKTIAEQLFGDSKALIQIDMSEYMEKFASSRLIGSPPGYVGFEEGGQLTEQVRRRPYSVVLFDEIEKAHPDVMNMLLQILEEGKLTDSQGRTVDFRNTIILLTSNVGSESAKKSTAIGFNNSGNEIDYEKMRELIMDEAKKAFRPEFLNRLDDVIVFRSLVKKDLGKILDLELHKVTERLKEKEIELVLDKKAHDLLVEKGYDPEYGARPMRRAVERFLEDPLAEEILRGTLVEGDPIKVSTKNEKLTFKQKASTETEEKTVSAGD; encoded by the coding sequence ATGAGCAATTTCACGCCACGCGCCCAACAGGTGCTGGCATTGGCGCGCAAAGAGGCGGATCGTTTCAACCACAACTTTGTGGGCACCGAGCATTTATTGCTGGGGCTCATCAAGCTCGGTCAGGGCGTGGCCGTTAACGTGCTGCAAAAAATGGGGCTGGATCTCGAGACCGTGCGATTGGAAGTCGAGAAACAAGTCGGCACCGGGCCGGACCAAAAACAGGTTGGCAACATTCCGTACACGCCGCGCGTGAAAAAAGTGCTCAACCTCGCCTCCAAGGAAGCCAAACAACTCCAGCACACGTACGTGGGTACGGAGCACATTTTGCTGGGACTCCTGCGCGAAGGCGAAGGCGTGGCCGCGCGCGTGCTTAAAAATCTCGATATCGACATCGAGCAAACGCGTCAGGAAATTTTGAAGGAACTCGATCCGAACTTCGCAATGGGCGAGGAAGAAATGGACGAGGAAGGCGAAACTGCCCCAACCAAGGGCGGTGGAAAAAAAGGCAACAAGACGCCAGCGCTGCGCGCCTTTGGCCGCGACCTCACAGAGATTGCCCGCAAAGGCGAGATGGACCCGGTGATTGGCCGCTCAGACGAAATCGAGCGCGTCATTCAAATTCTCTGCCGCCGCACGAAGAACAATCCGGTGTTGCTCGGCGAAGCGGGCGTGGGTAAAACCGCCATCGTCGAAGGCCTCGCACAGGAGGTGGTGAAGGGCAACGTGCCGGAACTGTTGCGTGATCGCCGCGTCGTGACGCTCGACCTCGCCTTGATGGTGGCCGGCACCAAGTACCGCGGGCAATTTGAGGAACGCATCAAAGCGGTGATGGACGAAATTCGCCGTGCGAAGAATGTGATTTTGTTCATCGACGAGCTGCACACCATCGTGGGTGCCGGTTCTGCTGAAGGCACCATGGATGCCAGCAACATCATCAAGCCCGCGTTGAGCCGCGGCGAATTGCAATGCGTGGGTGCCACCACGCTTACCGAGTATCGCAAGTACATCGAGAAAGATGCTGCGTTGGAACGCCGTTTCCAAAATGTAAAAGTGGAGGCGCCGTCCATCGAGGAAGCCATCGAAATTCTCAAGGGGTTGCGCATCAAATACGAGGAACATCACAAAGCGGAGATCACCGATGAAGCGGTGGAGGCGTCCGTCAAACTTTCCGATCGCTACATCACCTCCCGTTATTTGCCGGATAAAGCGATTGATGTGATGGACGAAGCCGGTTCGCGCGCGCGCATCCAGGCGATGACGCGGCCGCCGGAAATCAAGGAACTTGAGGCCGTCATTGATGAGATCAAAACCCGCAAGGAAACGGCCATTAAAGAGCAGGATTTTGAAGGCGCAGCTTCCATGCGCGACGAAGAAAAGCACGCCAAGGAAAACCTCGAAAACACGATGGCCGAATGGAAAGCCGCCAGCGAGGAAACCAAGGTGGTCATTTCCGATGAGGACATCATGCACGTCATTTCCAAGTGGACCGGCATCCCGCTGCAACGCATGGAGAAGGATGAAATCAAGAAGCTCCTCAGCATGGAAAAGGAGCTGGAGAAAGTGGTCATCGGTCAATCCGCCGCAGTCACTTCACTCAGCAAAGCCCTGCGCCGCTCGCGGGCGGACCTCAAGGATCCCGTGCGTCCAATCGGCGCCTTTGCCCTGATGGGTCCCACTGGCGTGGGCAAAACGCTTTTGGCAAAAACCATTGCCGAACAACTGTTTGGCGATTCCAAGGCGCTCATTCAAATTGATATGAGCGAGTACATGGAGAAATTTGCCAGCTCGCGCCTTATTGGTTCGCCTCCCGGCTACGTCGGTTTCGAGGAAGGCGGCCAGTTGACTGAGCAAGTGCGGCGTCGGCCGTACTCGGTGGTGCTTTTTGATGAGATTGAAAAGGCCCACCCGGACGTGATGAATATGCTGCTTCAGATTTTGGAAGAAGGCAAACTCACCGATAGCCAGGGCCGCACGGTTGATTTTCGGAATACCATTATTTTGCTTACGTCCAACGTGGGCTCCGAGAGCGCAAAGAAAAGCACGGCTATCGGTTTCAATAATTCGGGGAACGAAATCGATTACGAAAAAATGCGTGAGCTGATTATGGACGAAGCTAAAAAGGCATTCCGCCCGGAATTCTTAAATCGGTTGGATGATGTAATTGTGTTCCGCTCGTTGGTGAAAAAAGATCTCGGCAAAATCCTGGACCTCGAACTCCACAAAGTTACTGAACGCCTTAAGGAAAAAGAAATCGAACTCGTGCTCGACAAAAAGGCGCACGATTTGCTGGTTGAAAAAGGGTATGACCCCGAGTATGGCGCCCGGCCTATGCGGCGGGCGGTGGAGCGGTTCCTCGAGGATCCGCTGGCTGAGGAAATTTTGCGCGGAACTCTGGTTGAGGGCGACCCCATCAAAGTTTCCACCAAAAATGAAAAATTGACGTTTAAACAAAAAGCTTCCACTGAAACTGAAGAGAAAACGGTTTCTGCCGGCGACTAA
- a CDS encoding ABC transporter permease produces the protein MGSIALLAVEVFCSLLTTRLHWGEFIKQLHFVGWKSQVVVLTTGASTGMVFCAQTFFQFHKMKMDNATMSVVGVAMISELGPVLAGLMVAGRVGAAISAELGTMRVSEQIDALRTMATHPVDYLVVPRFLATVIAMPLLTVLTWGVGIAAAYVLSITVLGLEGAYGLNHLYFFVDEQHVLMGCIKAIFFGGIIALVGCYRGLNCGEGAEGVGRATNEAVVQSCIAILVSNFFLTLLLRMLLYP, from the coding sequence ATGGGGAGCATCGCATTGCTCGCCGTCGAGGTGTTTTGTTCTCTCTTGACCACCCGCCTTCACTGGGGCGAATTCATCAAGCAACTCCACTTTGTCGGTTGGAAATCCCAGGTCGTAGTTCTCACCACCGGGGCCTCTACCGGTATGGTATTTTGCGCACAAACTTTTTTCCAATTCCACAAAATGAAAATGGACAACGCCACCATGAGCGTTGTGGGCGTGGCCATGATCAGCGAGCTAGGTCCCGTTTTGGCAGGGCTTATGGTCGCCGGCCGGGTGGGCGCGGCAATCTCTGCCGAGCTGGGCACCATGCGTGTTTCTGAACAAATTGATGCTCTCCGCACGATGGCCACGCATCCGGTGGATTACCTTGTGGTGCCGCGTTTCCTTGCCACAGTCATCGCCATGCCGCTGCTTACGGTGCTCACCTGGGGGGTGGGGATCGCTGCGGCGTATGTGCTGAGCATCACAGTGCTTGGGCTTGAAGGTGCTTACGGGCTTAACCACCTTTACTTTTTCGTGGATGAACAGCACGTTTTGATGGGCTGTATCAAAGCCATTTTCTTTGGTGGCATTATCGCGCTGGTCGGCTGTTATCGCGGCCTCAACTGCGGGGAAGGCGCTGAGGGTGTGGGCCGCGCCACCAACGAGGCGGTTGTGCAATCCTGCATCGCCATCCTCGTCAGTAATTTTTTCCTCACTTTGCTTTTGCGTATGCTGTTGTATCCATAG
- a CDS encoding ATP-binding cassette domain-containing protein, which produces MIVVQNMSKSFGGNNVLRDISFSVAEGESLAIIGRSGTGKSVLLKHLVGLLMPDAGTVCIKGVEINNMPERELLDVRRQFGMLFQGAALFDSMNVFENVAFPLRRAGGVDESEIQQRVSEMLRLVEMPGVEEKLLSELSGGMRKRVGLARAIVHRPAIILYDEPTTGLDPVVSDSIDQLILRVRDQFNITTIVITHDMRSARRIGQRIIYLREGQVYLDAPADEVFNSEDLRVSRFVNGEADLKEVELL; this is translated from the coding sequence ATGATCGTAGTTCAAAACATGAGTAAAAGTTTTGGCGGCAACAATGTGTTGCGCGATATATCTTTCTCGGTGGCGGAAGGCGAGAGCCTCGCGATCATCGGCCGTAGTGGCACGGGCAAAAGCGTCTTGCTCAAACATCTGGTCGGACTACTGATGCCCGATGCCGGCACCGTGTGCATTAAGGGTGTGGAAATTAACAATATGCCCGAACGCGAATTGCTCGATGTGCGGCGGCAGTTCGGGATGTTGTTTCAAGGCGCGGCTTTGTTTGATTCCATGAATGTATTTGAAAATGTCGCGTTTCCACTGCGCCGCGCGGGCGGGGTGGACGAATCGGAAATTCAACAACGTGTTTCGGAAATGTTGCGTCTCGTGGAAATGCCCGGCGTGGAGGAGAAATTACTCTCGGAACTCTCGGGCGGGATGCGTAAACGCGTCGGCCTCGCGCGAGCCATCGTTCATCGGCCGGCAATTATTTTGTATGACGAACCCACCACGGGGCTGGATCCGGTGGTGTCCGACAGCATTGACCAGCTCATCTTGCGGGTGCGTGACCAATTCAACATCACGACCATTGTCATCACCCACGACATGCGCAGTGCCCGCCGTATTGGGCAGCGGATTATTTATCTGCGCGAAGGACAAGTTTATCTGGACGCCCCTGCGGATGAAGTATTCAATTCGGAGGATTTGCGGGTGAGCCGTTTTGTGAACGGTGAGGCGGATCTCAAGGAGGTGGAGTTATTATGA
- a CDS encoding MCE family protein, which translates to MSASRLELKVGMFVIVMLGIAAVMTLRFSETGFGLTKTIPLKLQSASAGNVIVDAPIQLSGVKIGVVGKITLNNDGRGVVIHADIFEEFWHALDSNTQFRIKVTGLMGDEYIAVVPGAEKGEALKPGMSRDCEAPFDLMSVARDAQHLIRRVDNSMLTLDSAINRLDQTVLSTETLTNLTAAIAEFRMTSESIHTFANNLTTNIAPNVDLTVQKFHDAVSRVDTMLANNTNTLQVSLNNFAQFTKRLDTSASHLETLIATNAPMVSKVFTNLTAISASLKISTEKLQATISTNQTSIDVIVKDVAAVTANLKNFTQNADRIVGQLEEGKGLAGGLLKDDALRTEFSRLMTNLNNAAGNFSILASNLNSRGLLYKPPPTNNRAPPKSGRSR; encoded by the coding sequence ATGAGCGCCAGCCGTTTGGAATTAAAAGTAGGGATGTTCGTCATCGTGATGCTCGGGATTGCTGCAGTGATGACGCTGCGTTTCAGTGAAACAGGCTTCGGCCTTACCAAAACGATCCCCCTCAAGCTACAATCCGCAAGCGCGGGCAACGTGATTGTTGATGCCCCTATTCAATTGAGTGGCGTTAAAATTGGTGTAGTTGGTAAAATCACCCTCAACAACGACGGGCGCGGGGTTGTCATTCATGCAGATATTTTTGAGGAATTTTGGCATGCTTTGGACAGCAATACGCAATTTAGAATTAAAGTCACCGGCCTGATGGGCGACGAATACATTGCGGTCGTTCCTGGGGCTGAGAAAGGCGAGGCACTCAAGCCCGGCATGAGTCGGGATTGCGAAGCGCCTTTTGACCTCATGAGCGTCGCGCGTGACGCACAGCATCTCATTCGCCGCGTGGATAACAGTATGCTTACGCTCGATTCCGCCATCAATCGCCTGGATCAAACCGTGCTTAGCACTGAAACGCTCACTAACCTCACCGCCGCGATTGCGGAGTTTCGAATGACCTCCGAAAGCATTCATACTTTTGCCAATAATCTCACCACCAACATTGCCCCCAACGTGGATCTCACCGTGCAGAAATTTCACGACGCCGTGTCGCGCGTGGACACGATGCTCGCCAATAACACCAATACCCTCCAGGTGAGCCTCAACAATTTTGCGCAATTTACAAAACGCCTTGATACTTCCGCCAGCCATTTGGAAACCCTCATCGCCACCAACGCCCCGATGGTGAGCAAAGTGTTCACCAACCTCACCGCCATTTCCGCCAGCCTCAAAATCAGCACGGAAAAATTACAGGCCACCATTTCCACCAATCAAACCAGCATCGACGTCATTGTCAAAGACGTCGCCGCCGTCACCGCCAATCTCAAAAACTTCACCCAAAACGCCGACCGCATCGTGGGCCAGCTGGAAGAGGGCAAAGGGCTCGCCGGCGGATTATTGAAAGACGACGCGTTGCGCACAGAATTTTCCAGACTGATGACCAACCTCAATAATGCCGCCGGAAATTTTTCTATCCTGGCCAGCAACCTCAATTCCCGCGGGTTGTTATACAAACCGCCGCCCACGAATAACCGCGCTCCACCCAAGAGTGGACGATCAAGGTGA
- a CDS encoding DUF2007 domain-containing protein, which produces MDRVTVFTSFSGPEAQLVCARLRTAGFQATVEGEAAAFSMEGYSLATGGIRVQVPENERDDARALIKSIESDEP; this is translated from the coding sequence ATGGATCGCGTTACGGTGTTCACCTCGTTCAGCGGGCCCGAGGCGCAGTTGGTTTGCGCCCGGCTGCGCACCGCCGGTTTCCAAGCCACCGTCGAAGGTGAAGCGGCGGCGTTCAGTATGGAAGGGTACTCACTTGCTACCGGCGGCATTCGTGTGCAGGTTCCCGAAAACGAACGCGACGATGCGCGCGCGTTAATTAAATCGATTGAATCGGATGAACCTTAA
- a CDS encoding FAD-binding oxidoreductase — protein MNLKFWQRFQSKLVPGELRLDESALAAHAGDKWFATGTPEAVALPRSAKSVSAILRFAHRHEIPVTPRGAGYGYVGGCVPMRGGIVLSTARMRRIREINEHDFVAVIQPGVITADLQNKAEAKGLYYPPDPASRADCSLGGNIATNAGGPRSLKYGVTSDYVLGLQFALPDGTLVRVGGRAHKNKTGFDFSHFFTGTEGLLGIVTEATLKLLPLPPFRAALSVGLGSMRAATRGIAAVFKAGYLPSALEVADEFTLRAATKRTGSDRFNGCRAHLIIELDGQEKSVRSELRDLKKLMAPLKPRFIDAALGAEKVEAIWQLRREFSYSLRDTGLVKLNEDIVVPRGKLEELFAFAARLQKKHAMPIACFGHAGDGNIHVNVMVDESKPGHARRRDAALDELFRWVLKHDGVITGEHGIGLAKKRWWPLAAPAEVRRLHQTIKDALDPKGIMNPGKFLS, from the coding sequence ATGAACCTTAAATTCTGGCAACGCTTCCAAAGCAAACTCGTCCCCGGCGAACTGCGCCTCGACGAATCGGCACTCGCCGCGCATGCCGGCGATAAATGGTTTGCCACCGGCACACCCGAAGCCGTGGCTCTGCCGCGGAGTGCCAAAAGTGTCAGCGCCATTTTGCGCTTCGCTCATCGGCATGAAATTCCTGTGACCCCGCGCGGCGCGGGCTACGGTTACGTGGGCGGTTGCGTGCCGATGCGCGGCGGCATTGTGCTGAGCACCGCGCGAATGCGGCGCATTCGGGAAATTAACGAACACGATTTTGTAGCCGTCATTCAGCCGGGCGTCATCACCGCTGATTTGCAAAACAAGGCCGAGGCGAAAGGGCTGTATTATCCGCCCGACCCCGCCAGTCGCGCGGACTGCAGTCTCGGTGGCAACATTGCCACCAACGCCGGTGGGCCGCGCAGTCTGAAATACGGTGTCACGTCCGACTACGTCCTTGGTCTGCAATTCGCGCTGCCCGATGGCACGCTCGTGCGCGTGGGCGGGCGCGCGCACAAAAACAAAACCGGCTTTGACTTTTCGCATTTCTTCACCGGTACCGAAGGATTGCTCGGCATTGTCACCGAGGCCACGCTGAAACTGTTGCCGTTGCCACCCTTTCGCGCCGCGTTATCCGTTGGGCTCGGCTCGATGCGCGCCGCCACGCGCGGCATTGCGGCGGTCTTCAAGGCAGGGTATTTGCCCAGCGCGTTGGAGGTGGCCGATGAATTTACACTGCGCGCCGCCACAAAACGCACCGGCAGTGATCGCTTCAACGGCTGCCGCGCGCATCTTATTATTGAGCTGGATGGACAGGAAAAAAGCGTGCGCTCCGAGCTGCGCGATTTGAAAAAACTGATGGCCCCGCTCAAGCCGCGTTTTATTGACGCCGCGTTGGGCGCGGAAAAGGTCGAGGCCATTTGGCAACTGCGCCGAGAGTTTTCGTATTCACTGCGCGACACGGGTTTGGTGAAATTAAATGAAGACATCGTCGTCCCGCGCGGTAAATTGGAGGAACTCTTTGCCTTCGCCGCGCGTTTGCAGAAAAAACACGCGATGCCCATCGCCTGTTTTGGCCACGCCGGGGATGGGAACATTCACGTGAACGTGATGGTGGACGAATCAAAGCCCGGGCACGCCCGCCGACGCGATGCGGCGTTGGATGAGCTATTCCGGTGGGTGCTCAAACACGATGGCGTGATCACCGGCGAACACGGCATCGGCCTTGCCAAAAAACGATGGTGGCCATTGGCCGCCCCCGCCGAAGTGCGCCGCTTGCACCAAACTATAAAAGACGCCCTCGATCCAAAAGGCATTATGAATCCGGGGAAGTTTTTGAGTTAA
- a CDS encoding RNA-binding protein yields the protein MAILYVGNLPFKVTDEALAEHFATAGEVAEVHHVRQSETDRSQGCGFITMGDDTAAANAVETLNGQEFEGRELSVCLARP from the coding sequence ATGGCCATTTTGTACGTGGGCAACCTGCCCTTCAAAGTTACTGACGAAGCACTCGCCGAACATTTCGCCACCGCCGGCGAAGTAGCCGAAGTCCATCACGTCCGCCAAAGCGAAACCGATCGCTCACAAGGCTGCGGCTTCATCACGATGGGCGATGACACCGCCGCAGCCAACGCAGTGGAAACGCTCAATGGACAGGAATTTGAAGGCCGCGAACTCAGCGTGTGCCTCGCACGGCCTTGA
- the rsmI gene encoding 16S rRNA (cytidine(1402)-2'-O)-methyltransferase translates to MPPAPLQPGTLYLVATPIGNLEDITLRALRTLRECTIVAAEDTRRARQLMRAHDIDRPTLSCHKFNEAKRSGELLERLGRGETIAMVSDAGTPGISDPGERIVRAVLAAGYRVEPVPGPCALATALPASGLATAEFHFVGFLPHKSGARLRQLEALGEVPGTLCFYESPHRVVKFMGELDGLWPESQVVLARELTKKFEEFLRGTPAELLAHYTERKPKGEFVALVQRAT, encoded by the coding sequence ATGCCTCCCGCGCCACTCCAGCCCGGCACTCTGTACCTCGTGGCCACGCCAATCGGCAACCTCGAGGACATCACCCTGCGCGCGCTGCGCACCTTGCGCGAGTGCACCATCGTGGCCGCGGAAGATACCCGCCGTGCACGGCAATTGATGCGCGCGCACGACATCGATCGGCCCACGCTGAGTTGCCATAAATTCAATGAAGCCAAACGCTCCGGCGAATTGCTCGAGCGTTTGGGACGCGGCGAAACCATCGCGATGGTGAGCGACGCCGGCACGCCGGGCATCAGCGATCCGGGTGAACGCATCGTGCGCGCCGTGCTCGCCGCCGGATATCGCGTGGAACCCGTGCCGGGCCCGTGCGCGTTGGCGACGGCACTTCCTGCGAGCGGATTGGCAACAGCCGAGTTTCATTTCGTGGGTTTCCTCCCGCACAAAAGCGGCGCGCGTTTGCGACAATTGGAAGCGCTTGGGGAAGTGCCCGGCACGCTTTGTTTTTATGAATCGCCCCATCGCGTGGTAAAATTTATGGGCGAACTCGATGGCCTTTGGCCCGAATCCCAAGTGGTGTTGGCACGGGAGTTGACCAAAAAGTTTGAAGAATTCCTGCGCGGCACACCCGCCGAATTGCTGGCCCATTACACCGAACGCAAACCCAAAGGGGAATTTGTGGCGCTCGTACAACGTGCCACTTAA
- a CDS encoding formylglycine-generating enzyme family protein has protein sequence MVWIPSGTFKMGWADGPTDEAPVHRVKLDGFWMGVHEVTNDEFAKFVAATKYVTLAEEEPTAENLGITPEEFANIPKDKIVAGSIVFTPPAQEIPVNMLKQHNMWSVWWRHVGGTNWRHPEGPDSDISGRGNHPVVHVSWDDAHAYCAWLTDASGVKHRLPSEAEWEYAARGGLEGKEYVWGDEQQPDGNPHANIWQGRFPRENTKVDGFYGTAPVGTFPANGYGLHDVAGNVWEWCADWYAPTYYSQSPVKNPGGPLQQDSFDPNDGRNRIPKRIQRGGSFLCTDLYCGAFRPSRRMKNTPDSGSQHSGFRVVADGPAPTQ, from the coding sequence ATGGTATGGATTCCATCGGGCACATTCAAAATGGGCTGGGCGGATGGGCCCACCGATGAGGCTCCGGTGCACCGGGTAAAACTCGATGGGTTTTGGATGGGTGTGCATGAGGTGACTAATGATGAGTTTGCTAAATTTGTCGCTGCCACAAAATATGTGACCCTCGCCGAGGAAGAGCCCACGGCGGAGAATCTTGGCATTACGCCGGAAGAATTTGCCAATATTCCCAAGGATAAAATTGTGGCTGGATCAATAGTGTTCACGCCGCCGGCGCAAGAAATTCCAGTAAATATGCTCAAACAGCACAACATGTGGAGCGTGTGGTGGCGTCATGTGGGAGGCACAAATTGGCGGCATCCCGAGGGGCCGGATTCTGATATTTCCGGGCGCGGCAATCATCCGGTCGTGCATGTCAGTTGGGATGATGCCCACGCTTATTGTGCGTGGCTTACCGATGCCAGCGGCGTGAAACATCGGCTGCCCTCTGAAGCGGAATGGGAATACGCTGCGCGCGGTGGGCTTGAGGGTAAAGAATATGTGTGGGGTGATGAACAGCAGCCCGACGGCAATCCTCACGCCAATATTTGGCAAGGCCGTTTTCCACGGGAAAACACAAAAGTGGATGGGTTTTATGGCACAGCCCCGGTGGGCACGTTTCCCGCTAATGGCTATGGCCTGCATGATGTGGCTGGGAATGTTTGGGAGTGGTGCGCGGATTGGTACGCGCCAACATATTACAGCCAGAGTCCGGTGAAAAATCCTGGCGGCCCGTTGCAGCAGGATAGTTTTGATCCTAATGACGGGCGTAATCGGATTCCGAAACGTATTCAGCGGGGTGGTTCGTTTTTGTGCACGGATCTTTATTGTGGCGCATTCCGTCCTTCACGGCGGATGAAAAACACGCCGGATTCCGGTTCTCAACATTCGGGGTTTCGCGTGGTGGCCGATGGGCCTGCGCCGACCCAATAA
- a CDS encoding arylsulfatase: MEKLIRNSIAFACLFAVTAPVWAQPTPQPVRIPVPRPTLGTPKPNAPKIPLGVQSQKRKGPSSPNIILIMADDLGWGELGSYGQPVIKTPYLDRMAAEGMRFTQAYAGSSIGDASRGSLFTGKHTGHAYIRGNRRVPLRAIDITIPQILMAANYETIALGKWNLGEKGTTGEPFRKGFRHWAGFSDQLHANNYYPTFLWRYAPGIGGINQFNGDVPIHANAGGRRIKYSTDIITKMALNAIRIYKPAPESKYKPFFMYVSYTAPHANNALAQKTRNGMEVPNNAFPYAGERWPRPERNKAAMITRMDQAIGQILAKLREYDIEEDTLVLFTSDNGPHMEGGNDPKFFRGAGPFRGIKRSLYEGGIRVPMIVKWKGKVKAGTVTDQPFAFWDMLPTLLQVAKLPAPRETDGISLMPTLIGLPQKQQHEFLYWEVHETGSQQAVRQGDWKAVRTTPGKPLELYNLKTDKGETRNVAAQHPDVIKQIEAHLAVARVKSTYWPLRAAPEKSAQR, translated from the coding sequence ATGGAGAAATTGATTCGCAACAGCATTGCGTTTGCTTGCTTGTTTGCCGTAACTGCGCCCGTTTGGGCTCAACCCACACCGCAGCCCGTGCGCATTCCTGTGCCACGCCCCACACTGGGCACGCCCAAACCCAACGCACCCAAAATACCCCTCGGCGTGCAGTCGCAAAAACGCAAAGGGCCCAGCTCGCCCAATATTATTTTGATCATGGCCGATGACCTCGGCTGGGGTGAACTCGGCAGCTACGGCCAACCGGTGATCAAAACGCCTTACCTCGACCGGATGGCGGCAGAGGGCATGCGCTTCACCCAAGCCTACGCCGGCAGCTCCATTGGCGACGCCTCGCGCGGCTCGCTCTTCACCGGCAAACACACCGGCCACGCATACATCCGGGGCAATCGCCGCGTCCCCCTGCGCGCCATCGACATCACCATCCCGCAAATCCTGATGGCCGCCAACTACGAGACTATCGCGCTCGGCAAATGGAACCTCGGCGAAAAAGGCACCACCGGCGAACCTTTCCGCAAAGGCTTCCGCCACTGGGCGGGCTTCTCCGACCAACTACACGCCAACAATTATTACCCAACCTTCCTCTGGCGATACGCACCGGGTATCGGCGGCATCAACCAATTCAACGGCGATGTCCCCATCCACGCAAACGCGGGCGGGCGCCGCATTAAATACAGCACCGACATCATCACCAAAATGGCATTGAACGCCATCCGCATTTACAAGCCCGCTCCGGAAAGCAAATACAAACCCTTTTTCATGTACGTTTCTTACACCGCGCCACACGCGAATAATGCGCTCGCGCAAAAAACCCGGAACGGAATGGAAGTGCCCAACAATGCGTTCCCCTACGCCGGCGAACGCTGGCCACGGCCGGAACGCAACAAAGCCGCGATGATCACCCGAATGGACCAGGCGATCGGTCAAATCCTCGCCAAGCTGCGCGAATATGATATCGAAGAAGATACCCTCGTCCTGTTCACCAGCGACAACGGCCCGCACATGGAAGGCGGAAACGACCCGAAATTCTTCCGCGGCGCCGGCCCCTTCCGAGGCATCAAGCGCAGCCTTTACGAAGGCGGCATCCGCGTCCCGATGATTGTAAAATGGAAAGGCAAAGTAAAAGCCGGCACCGTAACCGACCAGCCCTTTGCCTTTTGGGATATGCTCCCCACCCTGCTCCAGGTAGCCAAACTGCCCGCACCACGCGAAACCGACGGCATTTCACTGATGCCCACGCTCATCGGGTTGCCGCAAAAACAACAACACGAATTTCTATACTGGGAAGTTCACGAAACCGGCTCCCAACAGGCCGTCCGTCAAGGCGACTGGAAAGCCGTGCGCACTACGCCAGGCAAACCGCTGGAACTGTACAACCTAAAAACCGACAAAGGTGAAACGCGCAACGTAGCCGCGCAGCACCCCGATGTGATCAAACAAATTGAAGCTCATTTGGCCGTCGCCCGGGTGAAATCAACCTATTGGCCGCTCCGTGCGGCACCCGAAAAATCTGCCCAGCGTTAG